Part of the Rhinoderma darwinii isolate aRhiDar2 chromosome 2, aRhiDar2.hap1, whole genome shotgun sequence genome, TTTATTATATATTTGTTCAGTGCCTTATAAAATGTCCATTATATGAATGAAATAGGTTTATATTTTAGAGAGCAGAATAGCTATTATCAGTGAAACAGACCACTTCAttggtagtaaaaaaaataatgtttgatCTTATCAATAAGCTGCCTTTCCACAATAAAGATAATATAAAGATAATTATATGCAAACACATTGGGGCATATTTACTATTAAAAATGTGCCACAATTCTGGTGCACCTGCCGTGCACaacatttattaacatttttagacatctTTTTGCGTGGCATCTCTTAAATATCACCCCCAGCATCCAAAATTGCGCCGtaatttggctaaaaaaactggcGTAACCTAAGCCAACTACGACGTAATATAAAGAAGTGAATAGTGTCAAACATGTCTGCCTAACAAATTTATCCAAACTGTTGCTAATTTTCTGGTTGCCTTTTCTAtgtttacgctgtctaaatctATGACagttttagtaaatctgccccagtgtgtTTTATGGACTAAACTAACCCCATTATTATCTTAGTTAATGTTAAATGAGCAATATTTAAAGGGGCAATGTGAAAGAAGTCTAGTTATAACAGGCCAGGGCGAGTTTACAAGACTGTATGCAGCATTACATTTTTTAGTAGAGTTCTATACAACGGTATACACTGGTTACATACAGCTTGTGATCAAGGATCAATCGAGAAGTTTAGAATTCAGTCGGGACTGGATTTTTTGAAGGAGCATATCTGACACAATTTTATATACAGGCTAAGGTAATACATTGGTTGTGCTTGCAGGGTAAATGTACCTCTGTAAAGCCAAAACACTTCTCTACTCCTAGATACCCTAATATAGGAATCGTGTATATTGCATTTGATCATAAATGTTTTCATTAATACACCATAGCCTTAAAAATGACTGAATGTTTgtgtatattattaataaatttatCATAGAGAAAATCTTAGAACCCCTACACACGGCGCATATTAGAGGGTGGATTTGCCGTGGATATTTCCGCTACATGTGCACGCGGGGCCTAACAGATCATGTCAACTTATAGGGAAGCTGAAATGATAAAAGAAGGAAGAGCGTACCCATTGCTTCCAGTCGTTAGATTATACATCTTCCCATCCTCGGGTTCAGTTCCACCTGGTGTGACGTATAGGCTTATCACTTTAACAGAAAATGTATCTGCTTCCAAACCTGGGATCCACACTTGAACATACACTGTTTGTTCCACAGTCAGTACTGTGGTATCAGTAATTGGCTCGCTGGTAAATGAACTTTCTAAATATATATTCATAGTTACTGTCAGTGCTCCATTTACACCTGGTACTGATATATCAGTAGTCCTGAAATAAACATAAAAAGCGTATAAATAGCATTGAAaggtctatctatttatctatctaatgATTTTTTATTCACTACTGTACTTAGTGTATCATTTTGGTTTgtaataatactgctataaagATTCAAttagaatatattatattattcctATTTTGTTAGCTCAGCTTTCATAACAAGAATCCAGCACTAACTgttgaaaaatcaaataaaattacTTACATTAGCAACATGGCCTTGTGTTAGTAATGTAATCATAAGTTAAAATTCTATTGATTTAATGCTTTGGGAGGCAACTATCTCCAGTAAGTCAAGCAAAAAGATGGTCATGCTGTATTTAATTAATAAAGGTTTTAAGAATGATGGAACTTACGAAGTTACTGGTTTTAAGGTAAAGTTAAGCATAACTGGGTAATTCAAGGGGTAGATGCAGCTCAGGTTCGCAGTGGCATTATTCCTAGTTATGAGAGTATGTTGTTCAGCATATATGTGCAGGATATTGGTATAAATGGCATGAGTGGCATTTAActgagaagaaaataaaaatgcctgTTACATTTCATCTGTGCATCACATAGCAATGGTGGAAAGACAATGAATAGAATGGCATTTACTTATTACTACACAATTTAAAATACCAAAATATTACAGCTAAACTGCAATATTGTATGTTTATGTAAGACATGAAAGAGCATTAAGTTTTCATCTtatgtaaaaaatttatttttaacgtCTTGAGCAGCGAATCCGCTTACCGATGCAGTGACATACCAAGGATATGTCACTCACTACATAACTAGGCAGATATGTATATACGGTTGTGCCGTACAGGATTATCAGAAGCTCAGATAcaatttccagtttgttgtagaaaGAATCTTAAAGCCCCTTGCGACCCCCTAACCCAATGATGCCTTAAGAGTCGTCCCCCCCTACTCTGCGTCTCGGGCCTGTTCAAGTGTCTGGGGAAAGGTGGTTAATAAACTTGTGGAAATGGTAATGGAAGCTATAAAGGCTAAATTGGTTTTCAccaagctttcccagaagcaaaaCCGAAATACTATAGTACATAAACACGTCAataaagataaatacatttttaataaatgctTCGCAAAAAAAGTGTATTTAATTTTTCAAAAACTGGCATTGTGGAACAATGTATGTACATAGGTAAATAATTGTTTAACGGACAGAGAACAAAGGGAATTTGTAAATGGTACACACTGAATATAGGCTAAAGTCAGCAGTCGGGTACCACAATGGTCTGAGTTggtcccaattctttttaatattttttttattaaagaccttGGGGATTGAATTATGGATGGAATTAAgtcttgggctccacattgtaaaaaggatttaGGAGAACTGGATAGGGTTCAAAGGGGGATGACTAGATTAAGATATGGGATGGGGGTCCCTgtaacaatgaaaggctagaaaaattgggcttgttcaattTGGAAAAAgatgccttagaggtgatcttattaacatgtataagtatatgtgtggtcaatacaaagaactagtacACAATATGCTCTTTCCAAGAgctttacaaaggaccaggggacataacTTGCGTGTAGAAGAAAGACCTTTCAGAcaacaatataggaaagggttctttacagttagagtattcAAACTATGGAATTCCCTAAAGGTAGGGATGGAAGATACTATGTTAGCATTTTAAAAAGGACTAGATATTTTTTTACTGACAATGAAATGTGTGTAATGGAttaagaaaggttgaacttgatagacctGTGTCTTCTTTCAACCTTTGTTGAACTATATAACACTGGTTTACTAGTACTCACAGTCACATTGTTGCCACACTTTGCGAGGTTCAGTGGATTGTGGAAGGTTACTTGAGGTTCTCCACCAACCAAGTATTCACTGCTTGCACATTCAGGACCAGTGTAATCACGCAGTGCCAGGTTAGAGGTATTAAACAGGCTTTTTTGCAGTTGGCATTTTGAAATGTAAACTGTCATATTTCCATTTGCGCAGTTAATAGTCGGAGTTGGCGGTGTCACTAAATAAGGGGGAAGAATGGTTAAGCTTGTTTTACATTCATTACAATTGTACACAGAATACTATTCTGAGTAAAACACAACTGGGTTTATAAATAGCATGCATCATCTGTATAGGGTCCTAGCATAAAATATTACTTGTATGGTAATCATTCTATTACTAGATTCACCCATTTTAACATCATTTATGAGCGAAAATAAAATTCTACTCATGTTTTATACATTGTTACATGTTTTCAATAAGGACATATAGTCAATAGTCGCTACTTATACTGCTTCTGCTGAAAAAAATAATCGATAGCTAAGTTTCCCTCCGACATGTGAAGGACGCAATAAGGTGGCATATAGACTCCGTAATATGGAGCCACAGTGACTCTGTGTGGCACAAAACTATGGAgatgttctcccctagaagcaatgctactGCAATGTGACCGGTAGTGATA contains:
- the LOC142741190 gene encoding pancreatic secretory granule membrane major glycoprotein GP2-like encodes the protein MKVLLTGLLALCTVLSVHAVVEEACTGSNCTCDLTKYNASVTPPTPTINCANGNMTVYISKCQLQKSLFNTSNLALRDYTGPECASSEYLVGGEPQVTFHNPLNLAKCGNNVTLNATHAIYTNILHIYAEQHTLITRNNATANLSCIYPLNYPVMLNFTLKPVTSTTDISVPGVNGALTVTMNIYLESSFTSEPITDTTVLTVEQTVYVQVWIPGLEADTFSVKVISLYVTPGGTEPEDGKMYNLTTGSNGCPNTEYGADIITVLQNGNSTEARFAMKVFKITGQDYVKLFADVTICTSNCAVACGSKSVRSSLPSNVASLSVELIAESKISSGATDRFSLTWTLVSLISSLLFAKFM